In Daphnia magna isolate NIES linkage group LG6, ASM2063170v1.1, whole genome shotgun sequence, the following are encoded in one genomic region:
- the LOC123473787 gene encoding uncharacterized protein LOC123473787, translating into MKVVMGHLRSKGIRLIIYLDDILILSRSFSEALDHCAVVVETLTSLGFVINEAKSIKQPVQRIDYLGVVVDSTKLSFALPQEKMDQVLKLCKKALGSKDITLRDISKILGNFAWAIHSIPFAQMHYRQIQDFHIQQLHKWDRDLSKRIILPAEARSNLDWWINNLQIVNGKPFFPRSPHLEIYSDASLSGWGAICDDVRTRGPWTAADRNRHINELEILAAFHAVKSFAGSSSKIAIKLYLDNSTAVCYINKGGGTRSIGLSILANLLNSFCEERSISLEAFFLPGKLNVEADEESRAASDSSDWMLCRRSFQAIDNIWATDVDLFSASWNHQHDRFISWRPQPGAWAVNAFSKNWGEFKAYAFPPSL; encoded by the coding sequence ATGAAGGTAGTCATGGGCCATCTTAGATCAAAAGGAATCAGGCTGATCATCTACCTTGACGACATCCTGATTCTGAGCCGTTCCTTTTCGGAAGCGTTAGACCACTGCGCAGTGGTGGTGGAAACGCTGACCTCACTTGGTTTCGTTATTAACGAAGCAAAATCAATCAAGCAGCCAGTCCAACGCATAGACTATCTAGGTGTAGTAGTAGATTCCACCAAACTTTCCTTCGCGCTCCCCCAGGAAAAAATGGACCAGGTTTTGAAACTCTGCAAAAAGGCGCTCGGAAGTAAAGATATCACTTTAAGGGATATCTCTAAAATTTTAGGCAACTTCGCGTGGGCCATCCATTCCATTCCTTTTGCGCAGATGCACTACAGACAAATTCAGGATTTCCATATACAACAATTGCACAAATGGGACCGTGATTTGTCAAAAAGAATTATACTCCCGGCGGAAGCGCGGAGCAACTTGGATTGGTGGATTAACAACTTGCAAATTGTAAACGGAAAACCTTTTTTCCCACGCTCCCCTCATTTAGAAATCTACTCAGACGCATCACTGTCAGGGTGGGGCGCTATTTGCGACGACGTCAGAACCAGAGGTCCGTGGACCGCAGCAGATAGAAATCGCCACATTAACGAGCTCGAAATCTTGGCTGCTTTTCACGCAGTCAAGTCGTTCGCCGGCAGTTCATCGAAAATCGCAATCAAACTCTACCTTGATAATAGCACGGCCGTTTGCTATATCAACAAGGGGGGCGGCACTAGATCGATTGGTCTATCGATTCTGGCTAATCTGCTCAACTCATTCTGTGAGGAACGCAGCATTTCGCTCGAAGCATTTTTTCTTCCGGGGAAACTTAATGTAGAGGCGGACGAAGAGTCGAGAGCGGCGTCAGACAGTAGCGACTGGATGCTTTGCCGTCGATCCTTCCAGGCGATCGATAACATATGGGCGACAGACGTCGACTTGTTTTCGGCAAGTTGGAACCACCAGCATGACCGCTTCATTTCTTGGCGGCCTCAACCGGGAGCATGGGCAGTCAATGCCTTTTCGAAGAACTGGGGAGAGTTTAAAGCTTACGCCTTTCCCCCTTCTCTATGA
- the LOC123473800 gene encoding vicilin-like seed storage protein At2g18540, whose product MSIDPNEARGGNGRRKRAQSAVPSLDPRVNNFVDLIDVEQVGEVSQDEEVSVPSESSAERRAYAEIERMRQQREIERQQRDRERQEETERRRRERQERHQQRDREGRLRREQEADRRSREERRNRDARPRSRPRSPHRSRPSQTPVVPAPPATRNALPPSPPPTAGTSERSQHLRKVLVSKEDSRSLADWLNKSVTPAELKGFADKYPIEFEKKEFSLAPPRLDDWMTRRLKESAAHKPAEAAEKTWLLVQLKVLDIAGPLVYLHQLTKQDRPLDMEEVSENVKVALELTAAASYDINRRRRRNILNHTDPRSDYLLEDPKSFSSKQTVSSLFGKRFLEAMLKEADQDEKLSRRGPPGPAPKTAAGPVTRSKSGRGGRRQFPFDNDRGGGRGRRGNGKGLRRGSG is encoded by the exons ATGTCAATTGATCCTAACGAGGCCAGAGGCGGGAATGGCAGGCGTAAAAGAGCACAGTCTGCCGTCCCGTCCTTGGACCCACGCGTTAATAATTTTGTAGATTTAATTGACGTAGAACAAGTTGGTGAAGTTAGTCAAGATGAAGAAGTGTCAGTGCCAAGTGAGTCGTCGGCGGAACGCCGAGCCTATGCAGAGATCGAGAGGATGCGGCAGCAACGGGAAATTGAGAGGCAGCAACGTGACAGGGAGAGGCAGGAAGAAACGGAGCGACGTCGACGGGAGAGGCAAGAACGCCACCAGCAGCGGGATCGCGAGGGTCGCCTTCGACGAGAGCAAGAGGCCGATCGTCGTTCGAGGGAAGAACGTCGCAACCGCGATGCACGCCCCAGATCCAGGCCCAGGTCCCCGCACCGCTCCAGACCGTCCCAGACGCCCGTAGTTCCGGCGCCTCCCGCCACGAGAAATGCACTTCCACCGTCGCCGCCGCCGACAGCCGGGACATCGGAAAGATCTCAGCATCTAAGAAAAGTCCTGGTCTCGAAAGAAGATTCGAGAAGCCTCGCCGACTGGCTGAACAAGAGCGTCACGCCAGCCGAACTGAAGGGTTTTGCAGACAAATACCCGATTGAATTCGAGAAGAAAGAATTCAGCCTGGCTCCTCCACGTCTGGACGACTGGATGACCAGGCGACTAAAAGAGTCCGCCGCCCACAAACCAGCCGAAGCGGCAGAGAAAACGTGGCTTTTGGTACAGCTTAAAGTGCTGGACATAGCAGGACCGCTTGTCTATCTCCACCAGCTGACGAAGCAGGATCGCCCGCTGGACATGGAAGAGGTGTCCGAAAATGTTAAAGTGGCGCTGGAGCTAACAGCCGCAGCGTCCTACGACATCAACCGTAGAAGACGCCGGAACATCCTCAACCATACCGACCCTCGCTCCGACTACTTGCTGGAGGACCCCAAATCCTTTTCAAGCAAGCAAACAGTTTCGTCACTGTTTGGCAAACGCTTCCTCGAAGCCATGTTGAAAGAAGCGGACCAAGACGAAAAACTAAGCCGTCGTGGTCCACCAGGCCCAGCCCCCAAAACAGCTGCAGGACCGGTAACACGATCAAAATCCGGCAGAGGAGGCAGAAGGCAATTTCCATTCGACAACGATCGAGGCGGCGGACGTGGGAGAAG AGGAAATGGGAAAGGTTTGCGACGAGGAAGTGGTTAG
- the LOC116922968 gene encoding mitochondrial potassium channel isoform X1: protein MSNKNVTEAFIHFVKSLPKKLPTKPVSGTVSTWMYHKNKQYEDIVGLSEVKAAQHRVLQSENKFIKSQEDRRDVQRKLSFVQQKLHELHIELDRVPRGDDKYLALITQEHSVMKEEKYLKEEVQQLEKEERENFAILSNNLRDSHEKERAQAEKTKYWSIIGSVLGTIVGVFGTTVNNRLKMKELRDLVESTTKNNQLLTNTEELSKQISLAIQLNSRASLGDKLQDFSEGKWKELKDSLLQLIQHECDSQKNVILQLSRQLETSLSPVDVNIDAVTKPSYVSQRDVEIFFDHHTKHSNRLFAITVILIPTCTWALCKLFNM, encoded by the exons atgtcaaacaaaaatgtgacAGAGGCCTTCATTCATTTCGTCAAATCTTTACCGAAAAAGCTGCCAACGAAACCTGTGAGTGGAACGGTTTCGACATGGATGTatcataaaaataaacaatatgAGGATATTGTCGGTCTTTCAGAAGTAAAAGCAGCACAGCATCGAGTTTTACAG TCAGAAAACAAGTTTATTAAATCTCAAGAAGACAGAAGAGATGTACAAAGGAAATTGAGTTTTGTGCAGCAGAAGTTACATGAGCTACATATAGAATTAGATCGAGTTCCTAGAGGGGATGACAAATATCTTGCACTTATTACCCAGGAGCACTCAGtaatgaaagaagaaaaatatttaaaagaagaagttCAGCAACTGGAAAAGGAGGAAAGAGAAAACTTTGCTATCTTGTCAAATAATTTGAGAGATTCTCATGAAAAGGAAAGAGCCCAAGCTGAAAAAACAAAGTATTGGTCAATTATTGGATCAGTTTTAGGTACCATTGTAGGTGTCTTTGGAACCACAGTCAATAATCGTTTAAAAATGAAGGAGCTCAGAGATTTGGTTGAAAGTACCACCAAAAACAATCAGCTGCTTACTAACACAGAGGAATTATCAAAGCAAATTTCATTGGCGATACAGCTGAATTCTCGTGCATCACTAGGAGACAAGCTTCAAGATTTTTCAGAAGGTAAATGGAAGGAGCTAAAAGATTCTTTGCTACAACTGATTCAACATGAATGTGATAGCCAAAAAAATGTTATCTTACAACTAAGCCGACAGTTAGAAACCTCGCTCTCTCCAGTGGATGTAAATATTGACGCTGTTACAAAGCCATCTTACGTATCGCAACGTGATGtagaaattttctttgatCACCATACAAAACATAGTAATCGACTATTTGCGATTACTGTTATTTTAATTCCAACTTGCACTTGGGCGCTATGCAAGCTTTTCAATATGTAA
- the LOC116922968 gene encoding mitochondrial potassium channel isoform X2: MSNKNVTEAFIHFVKSLPKKLPTKPVSGTVSTWMYHKNKQYEDIVGLSEVKAAQHRVLQSENKFIKSQEDRRDVQRKLSFVQQKLHELHIELDRVPRGDDKYLALITQEHSVMKEEKYLKEEVQQLEKEERENFAILSNNLRDSHEKERAQAEKTKYWSIIGSVLGTIVGVFGTTVNNRLKMKELRDLVESTTKNNQLLTNTEELSKQISLAIQLNSRASLGDKLQDFSEGPCELTYNLGYEEGRIATVEGRLTDYLRPTNRQTPTT, encoded by the exons atgtcaaacaaaaatgtgacAGAGGCCTTCATTCATTTCGTCAAATCTTTACCGAAAAAGCTGCCAACGAAACCTGTGAGTGGAACGGTTTCGACATGGATGTatcataaaaataaacaatatgAGGATATTGTCGGTCTTTCAGAAGTAAAAGCAGCACAGCATCGAGTTTTACAG TCAGAAAACAAGTTTATTAAATCTCAAGAAGACAGAAGAGATGTACAAAGGAAATTGAGTTTTGTGCAGCAGAAGTTACATGAGCTACATATAGAATTAGATCGAGTTCCTAGAGGGGATGACAAATATCTTGCACTTATTACCCAGGAGCACTCAGtaatgaaagaagaaaaatatttaaaagaagaagttCAGCAACTGGAAAAGGAGGAAAGAGAAAACTTTGCTATCTTGTCAAATAATTTGAGAGATTCTCATGAAAAGGAAAGAGCCCAAGCTGAAAAAACAAAGTATTGGTCAATTATTGGATCAGTTTTAGGTACCATTGTAGGTGTCTTTGGAACCACAGTCAATAATCGTTTAAAAATGAAGGAGCTCAGAGATTTGGTTGAAAGTACCACCAAAAACAATCAGCTGCTTACTAACACAGAGGAATTATCAAAGCAAATTTCATTGGCGATACAGCTGAATTCTCGTGCATCACTAGGAGACAAGCTTCAAGATTTTTCAGAAG GACCGTGCGAGCTGACATACAACCTTGGATATGAAGAAGGAAGAATCGCTACTGTAGAGGGTAGGTTGACGGACTACCTAAGACCAACTAATCGGCAAACACCTACGACCTAG
- the LOC116922850 gene encoding delta(24)-sterol reductase, producing MDTALWKKRLIRLMEDNRGLIVLLFCLPASFVFDLALQLRNWFYRTVLSAPQRHDERVRQIQSKVRKCNDLPDSEKKKMCTARPNWLSLSTTFFRKDLCHKIPIPLYDILELNEEAMTVRVEPMVTVGDITRYLIPKGYTLAVTLEIADATLGGLAFGVGMTTYSHKVGLYQETIAAYEVVLGDGSLVRVTKDNEYSDLFHCLPWSHGTLGFLVALEVQIIPVKPYVRMEYIPIKGQKEYCDKIRELSGAMDKDKQTPDFVEATIFSKNEAVIMVGHFANVKNAQEEAQINHVARWYKPWFYKHVESFLNKPPSQEFIPLREYLLRHNRAIFWVVESMIPFGNNPVFRFLFGWLLPPKPAFLKFTTTPGIRAMTFTKQVFQDIVLPINVLEKQIDVSEEIFDAYPILVYPCRIYDHGPHTGQLRPPRPDQMCPGTNWGMFNDLGVYGVPGPVKRKQRFDAVAAMRKMEKFTRDVGGYPFLYADIFMDRKEFEEMFDLEAYERVRTKYHANDAFPHLYDKVKPEIDVIKVGKEYMDPL from the exons ATGGATACAGCTCTTTGGAAAAAGAGATTGATTCGCCTGATGGAGGACAATCGTGGTCTCATTGTTCTCT TGTTCTGCTTACCGGCTTCCTTCGTTTTCGATCTCGCTCTTCAGTTGCGTAACTGGTTCTACCGTACTGTTTTGTCAGCCCCTCAACGTCATGACGAACGTGTTCGTCAGATTCAGTCTAAG GTACGCAAGTGCAATGATCTTCCCgattcagaaaagaaaaaaatgtgcaCTGCCCGACCAAATTGGTTAAGCTTATCTACAACGTTCTTCAGAAAA GATCTTTGTCACAAAATCCCCATTCCGTTGTACGACATTCTTGAACTAAATGAGGAAGCAATGACCGTGCGTGTTGAGCCCATGGTAACCGTTGGTGACATCACTCGTTACCTAATACCCAAAG GTTATACATTGGCGGTCACTTTGGAAATTGCTGATGCTACCCTTGGAGGACTAGCATTTGGCGTTGGCATGACAACGTACTCGCACAAG GTTGGATTGTACCAAGAAACTATTGCTGCATACGAAGTTGTGTTGGGAGACGGTAGCTTAGTCCGAGTGACTAAAGACAACGAATACTCGGATCTGTTCCACTGCCTTCCGTGGTCGCACGGCACGCTAGGATTTCTTGT TGCCCTAGAAGTCCAAATCATTCCAGTGAAA CCTTATGTAAGAATGGAGTACATTCCAATCAAAGGCCAAAAAGAATACTGCGATAAAATTCGCGAGCTATCGGGAGCTATGGATAAAGATAAGCAG ACCCCCGATTTCGTGGAGGCAACCATTTTCAGTAAAAATGAAGCGGTTATTATGGTCGGTCACTTCGCGAACGTTAAAAATGCACAAGAGGAGGCACAGATTAACCACGTTGCTCGTTGGTATAAACCGTGGTTTTACAAACACGTTGAGAGCTTCCTCAATAAGCCTCCAAGCCAAGAATTTATTCCACTACGCGAGTATCTGTTACGACATAATCGCGCCATTTTCTGGGTAGTCGAATCTATGATTCCCTTTGGTAACAATCCCGTTTTCAG ATTCTTGTTCGGATGGCTTTTGCCTCCCAAACCTGCGTTCCTGAAATTCACTACAACACCTGGTATTCGTGCAATGACTTTTACGAAGCAG GTTTTTCAAGACATCGTCCTACCAATCAACGTACtggaaaaacaaatcgatGTTTCTGAAGAAATTTTCGACGCTTATCCTATTCTAGT ATACCCCTGCAGAATATATGATCACGGACCCCATACTGGCCAACTACGTCCTCCTCGACCTGATCAAATGTGTCCTGGTACTAACTGGG GTATGTTTAATGACCTTGGCGTCTATGGAGTACCAGGGCCGGTGAAGCGTAAGCAACGTTTCGATGCTGTCGCTGCCATGCGCAAAAtggaaaa ATTTACTCGTGATGTAGGAGGGTATCCGTTCCTCTACGCTGATATCTTTATGGACCGAAaggaatttgaagagatgtttgATCTCGAAGCCTATGAAAGAGTTCGTACAAAGTATCATGCCAACGATGCGTTCCCTCACCTTTACGACAag GTTAAACCGGAGATAGACGTCATCAAAGTTGGCAAAGAGTATATGGATCCTTTGTAG